The following coding sequences are from one Acomys russatus chromosome 16, mAcoRus1.1, whole genome shotgun sequence window:
- the Tlcd3a gene encoding TLC domain-containing protein 3A isoform X1: MLLTLASGALFFPGLFSLSIWALRRARPGWTENDCLTVGTRLVSSVQAVLATGAGLTVILSCKNVITDRHWLAREYVWFLIPYMIYDCYAMYLCEWCRTRDRKLRRATIFRNFLVENRLMVTHHVVILFVLVPISQKLRGELGDFFVGCIFTAELSTPFVSLGRVLIQLKQQHTLLYKVNGILTLTTFLFCRILLFPFMYWSYGQQKGLSPLRVPFNIPLHCNVANAVLISPQLYWFSLLCKKAARLFDTAKVKKDG; the protein is encoded by the exons ATGCTGCTGACGCTGGCCAGCGGCGCGCTCTTCTTCCCGGGCCTCTTCTCGCTCAGCATCTGGGCGCTGCGCCGCGCGCGGCCCGGATGGACAGAGAACGACTGCCTGACGGTCGGCACCAG GCTGGTGTCCTCTGTGCAGGCAGTGCTAGCCACCGGGGCGGGGCTCACCGTCATCCTCTCCTGCAAAAACGTGATCACCGACAG gcACTGGCTTGCCAGAGAATATGTATGGTTCTTGATCCCATACATGATCTATGACTGCTACGCCATGTACCTCTGCGAATGGTGCCGAACCAGAGACCGGAAACTCAGACGCGCCACCATTTTCCGGAACTTCCTGGTTGAAAACCGCCTAATGGTCACACATCATGTGGTCATTCTATTTGTCCTTGTGCCTATTTCACAG AAGCTCCGGGGAGAGCTTGGTGACTTCTTTGTCGGCTGCATCTTCACGGCAGAGCTGAGTACTCCCTTTGTGTCCCTGGGCAGAGTTCTGATCCAG CTAAAGCAGCAGCATACCCTTCTTTACAAGGTCAATGGGATCCTCACGCTGACCACCTTCCTGTTCTGCCGGATCCTCCTTTTTCCCTTCATGTACTGGTCCTATGGCCAACAGAAAGGACTGAGCCCGCTCCGGGTGCCATTTAATATCCCTTTACACTGCAACGTGGCCAACGCTGTCCTCATCTCTCCCCAGCTGTACTGGTTCTCACTGCTGTGCAAGAAGGCAGCCCGGCTCTTTGACACTGCCAAAGTCAAAAAGGATGGCTAG
- the Tlcd3a gene encoding TLC domain-containing protein 3A isoform X3, producing the protein MLLTLASGALFFPGLFSLSIWALRRARPGWTENDCLTVGTRLVSSVQAVLATGAGLTVILSCKNVITDRSSGESLVTSLSAASSRQS; encoded by the exons ATGCTGCTGACGCTGGCCAGCGGCGCGCTCTTCTTCCCGGGCCTCTTCTCGCTCAGCATCTGGGCGCTGCGCCGCGCGCGGCCCGGATGGACAGAGAACGACTGCCTGACGGTCGGCACCAG GCTGGTGTCCTCTGTGCAGGCAGTGCTAGCCACCGGGGCGGGGCTCACCGTCATCCTCTCCTGCAAAAACGTGATCACCGACAG AAGCTCCGGGGAGAGCTTGGTGACTTCTTTGTCGGCTGCATCTTCACGGCAGAGCTGA
- the Tlcd3a gene encoding TLC domain-containing protein 3A isoform X2, with protein sequence MIYDCYAMYLCEWCRTRDRKLRRATIFRNFLVENRLMVTHHVVILFVLVPISQKLRGELGDFFVGCIFTAELSTPFVSLGRVLIQLKQQHTLLYKVNGILTLTTFLFCRILLFPFMYWSYGQQKGLSPLRVPFNIPLHCNVANAVLISPQLYWFSLLCKKAARLFDTAKVKKDG encoded by the exons ATGATCTATGACTGCTACGCCATGTACCTCTGCGAATGGTGCCGAACCAGAGACCGGAAACTCAGACGCGCCACCATTTTCCGGAACTTCCTGGTTGAAAACCGCCTAATGGTCACACATCATGTGGTCATTCTATTTGTCCTTGTGCCTATTTCACAG AAGCTCCGGGGAGAGCTTGGTGACTTCTTTGTCGGCTGCATCTTCACGGCAGAGCTGAGTACTCCCTTTGTGTCCCTGGGCAGAGTTCTGATCCAG CTAAAGCAGCAGCATACCCTTCTTTACAAGGTCAATGGGATCCTCACGCTGACCACCTTCCTGTTCTGCCGGATCCTCCTTTTTCCCTTCATGTACTGGTCCTATGGCCAACAGAAAGGACTGAGCCCGCTCCGGGTGCCATTTAATATCCCTTTACACTGCAACGTGGCCAACGCTGTCCTCATCTCTCCCCAGCTGTACTGGTTCTCACTGCTGTGCAAGAAGGCAGCCCGGCTCTTTGACACTGCCAAAGTCAAAAAGGATGGCTAG